One window of Sulfuricurvum sp. IAE1 genomic DNA carries:
- a CDS encoding ABC transporter permease, producing the protein MEHLLNIFRLGVKELYSLWHDKVMMILIVYSFTFAIYVGATATSTELHNAPIGFVDEDGSKLSHQIIKAFYPPRFTKPDLFAFSEIDAKLDASLYTFVIVIPSNFEKKLISGKKPEIQVNIDATRMTQAGIGAGYIQQIINQEINNYFIGVQAKRPLPISIITRMKYNPNLTSKWFGGVMEIISMISLLSIILTGAALIREREHGTLEHLMVMPLNASEIILAKIWSMGVVVLISASFSLIFVVEGVLQVPVAGSEFLFLFGAMLVLLATTSMGILMGTIARTMPQLGLIFILTILPLQVLSGGITPFESMPHWLQNVMLLMPTSHFVSLAQAILYRGAGLDIVWPNMISIVAIGAAYFSIALMLFKKSIASST; encoded by the coding sequence ATGGAACATCTATTAAACATCTTTCGACTAGGTGTCAAAGAGCTTTACAGTTTATGGCACGATAAAGTGATGATGATTTTAATTGTATACTCCTTTACTTTTGCCATTTATGTTGGTGCCACTGCAACCTCGACTGAACTGCACAATGCCCCGATTGGTTTTGTTGATGAAGATGGTTCAAAGTTATCGCACCAGATAATCAAAGCCTTCTATCCCCCAAGATTTACAAAACCTGACCTATTTGCATTCTCAGAAATAGATGCTAAACTTGATGCGTCACTGTATACATTTGTCATAGTAATACCAAGCAATTTTGAAAAGAAACTAATATCAGGTAAAAAGCCCGAAATTCAGGTAAATATAGATGCGACTCGAATGACACAGGCAGGAATCGGAGCAGGCTATATCCAACAAATCATCAACCAAGAGATCAATAATTATTTCATTGGTGTACAAGCTAAACGACCACTGCCTATAAGCATCATCACACGAATGAAATACAATCCTAATCTCACAAGTAAGTGGTTTGGAGGTGTGATGGAGATCATCAGTATGATTTCCTTACTTTCCATTATTCTCACTGGTGCAGCATTAATACGTGAACGTGAGCACGGCACATTGGAGCATCTAATGGTTATGCCTCTCAATGCCTCTGAAATCATTCTTGCCAAAATCTGGTCGATGGGCGTAGTTGTCCTTATCTCAGCTTCATTTTCTTTGATATTTGTAGTTGAAGGAGTGCTACAAGTCCCAGTAGCCGGCTCCGAATTCCTTTTTTTGTTCGGTGCGATGCTTGTTTTACTTGCTACAACATCGATGGGGATACTTATGGGAACTATTGCGCGGACAATGCCTCAGCTCGGTTTGATCTTTATTCTGACTATATTACCGTTACAAGTCTTATCGGGAGGAATTACTCCGTTTGAAAGCATGCCTCACTGGTTGCAAAATGTGATGTTGTTAATGCCGACAAGTCATTTTGTCAGTCTGGCACAGGCAATACTCTACCGAGGCGCAGGATTGGATATCGTCTGGCCGAATATGATTTCAATAGTCGCAATAGGAGCCGCCTATTTTTCAATTGCGTTGATGCTATTTAAAAAAAGCATAGCTTCATCAACGTAA